From a single Deinococcota bacterium genomic region:
- a CDS encoding type II toxin-antitoxin system VapC family toxin yields MSTVLLDTNVVSFVFKGDTRARDYAPFLQGHRLALSFMTVAELYEWAAIRHWGDKRVASLEQTLSRYLVIPSDAALCRRWGTLRARQRASGKTVAPQDAWIAATALRHGLPLITHDPEDFRDVAGLEVRSILP; encoded by the coding sequence ATGAGCACCGTCTTGCTGGACACGAACGTCGTCTCGTTCGTGTTTAAGGGTGACACGCGCGCTCGTGACTATGCCCCCTTCTTGCAAGGACATCGCCTCGCTCTTTCGTTCATGACGGTCGCTGAACTTTACGAATGGGCTGCCATACGTCACTGGGGGGATAAGCGAGTCGCTAGCCTCGAGCAGACCCTTTCCCGCTACCTGGTCATTCCGAGCGACGCAGCGCTATGTCGCAGGTGGGGCACACTCCGTGCCCGGCAGCGTGCGAGCGGCAAAACCGTCGCGCCTCAAGACGCCTGGATCGCTGCAACGGCACTCCGGCATGGTCTGCCGCTCATCACCCACGACCCTGAAGATTTTCGCGACGTTGCAGGACTCGAGGTTCGCTCTATCTTGCCCTGA